cagcttTAATATATTTGAGGAAGCTATGAAAAATTTACTATTTTTGCAGTATGAAGTACGATTTTATTTTTACCCGTGTTTCTGAGCACTTCTGACATTTAAAATTCCAGATCTGAACAGGAACCTGAGCATTTCAGATGTGTTAAAGGCTTCAGATACCTACTGCAAACTAAAGACAAAGTCCCTCTCACAGTCTGCGATCCATACCgttcatttaaaatatgactATTATAGGCTACTGATGCGCCTGCTCTCAAAAGGTattaagacagaaaaaaggatATTGTATCTAGAATAGTGTGTAATTACATCCTACATCAAACTGATGCATTCTTAACTCTaaacttatatttaatatatcagaaATACATAGGAGCGGGCGCCAGTTTGTGGAAGCTGCCATGTTCCCCTGCCCCTGAACTTATGGCTAACTGCGTTTTACATATGTGGCTAAGTGTGCAGGAGATGAGCCTTGTTAGTAGAGACCTATTCCCTGAgtatttccatgtatttatttatttattttcatttattaattcaAACATTGATATTTAGTGTTCCTGTATTGATTTTAACGACTTGTAACGCAGAAAAATTTCATAGTATGAAGATGACAGTTTGTAAGTGTAaggtgagactttttttttttaaactttattatattttacatcAGCAGTCGACTGATGTATAGTGCCAGTGCAATCACACGATCCTCATTGGTTCTACTCCTGTAATCCTTCCCTCTTGTAATatatgcttgtttttaaatgggcTGACCTTCGTGTACAGTTAATAGAATTTGTCTCCAGTCTAACACTGTCTTCTCCTGCAGCAGCATCCAGTGACAAAGGGGAGAAACCTCAGGGTAAAGAAAAGAAGACTGAAGAGCCATGTGTTTCTGCAGCCATCCGTCCATCTATTCCTCCATCTCCAGAGAGAAGGATCTCGTCACCATCCACTGAGCGAGTGAAGGAAGCAACAGAAAGAGGAATGGTTAAAGTGAAAGAAGAAGCGGTAGAAGCTTTggtgaaggaaaaagaaagtcaGGCAGGTGAAAAGGTGCAGAAACGAGAGATAAAAGCGACTGATGATCATGAACAAGATTTGGAGATCCAAGAGATGGATTGTAAAAAGGGAAATGTGAAGGAGCTGGTAGGTGGTTCTCCCTCCTCAGCCTCTGCTTGCACAGATATTAACAGCATTGTGGACAGACATCTTGGTGACTTCTCCTCTGAGATTCAGCTGCTCCTGCAGGAGGAGAGCACCCACTATAACTTACCTCAGTATCCTCACTCGACTTTAATCACAGCAACACCTACACCACAACACACAATGTCCTACGCCTCCGTGTCTCAGTTTTCACAGTATGTGTCCTTCTACAACCCCTGCCCTTCCGTGCAGGACTACGTGGACTCACTAAAGGACGGCATTAACAGCATGATAACAGAGTTTGATGATGGCTGGCGAGAGCGCAAGCCCGAACTCAGTGGGACTAACCCTGACTCCACTTTAGCGAATACAGTCAGTGCTTTTGTGGCCAGCGTTCGAGCAGCTAATACTACAGGCAGAGATGACGAGGGGTCTGCTTCCTGTGATGAGTGGACAGCTGCTGACTCTGGCACCACAGTCAGTCAAAGCCTAGCGCTCTCCAGAGGAAATGAAGCGTGGCTGCCAGACAGCACAACCTACAGGAATCCCACAAGTTCTCATGTTTCTTTATCAATTCCTACCCCCTCATCTGGTTTGATCTATGAGCCTGCAAACACTTCTGTCCTCTGCCCTCCACCTAGCACATCACCACATTCCCAGTGGACACCGCAGCAGAATGAAACTGTAGAAATCAGCAGGACAATCACTCAAGATGTCagccaaacacaggaaaacagcaCCACGAGGACTGTGCTatgtactgctgctgctgacagtgGGGGTGTTCTTCCAGCTAAAAACATTGTTGTGACTCTGCCGGGGCTAGGCGGCACTTCTGACCCTTTGGGAGAAGCTTCCAATCCCTCTAAACCGGCATCCAGCCCGAGCTCTGTACCTGTCGCCAAGCCCAGTGTGGGGACCGCACCCCCTGCCACAGACCTGAGCTCCCTGATCAGCCAGTTGCAGCCAGATGTGTTCAACAGCCTGGTGGAGATCATCAAAGAAGTCAAGAAAAACTCCCTGCAGTTCTACATCCACTGCACTGAACCAGGAGACAAGGTCACCAAAGATATAAaggtagcctcatgggcagctCAGTTCACACTACACGAAGAGCCAAAGGAAAGTCCccagaatgtttttttatttttattttttaactgtttttaaatttggatttcctttacttatttataaataaacaGCTTGACTACTTTGACAAGATGATCTCAAGAAAATCGCAAATAGAGACTGTTTAACATGTCAAATATGAAAGAGGTAGTGCCAGTTATATTAATGCTAAAGGAGCTAAACACaaagctgttgctgctgctgcgtaCGATGAGTTGACCAATTTTCTTTGTTGGTATAAATGTGTATAATCTCTGGTTAAAGTGAagagttattttatttgtgtttatgttttgtgtgtgacgTTATGTTGTAGGAACTCCTGCTGAAGCAGGGTAACGTGGAGCAGAATCCGATCACCTTTCTGAGCCAAGAAGACCCTGACAACAGGCTCCTGGTCATCATTAAGAACAAGGACATAGCTGGACATGTACACAAGGTAGTTAACAGCTGTAAAGTCTTGACGGACTCTGCTTTAATCCACACGTTTTGTCTGATGATGACTGCGCCGGTTGTGGTTAAGTGGAGCTTACTGTAGTGTACTGTAGACATCAGCTGTTTTCACTCAAGCTCTCCAGGCctcgtttttttttaagacaccAGGCACTGCTGCATGTGAGTGAACCTGCAGCTTCTTAGTACAGTGCAAATAAAGGGTCTAGTAGTCCCGTGCAGTAAGAAGTCTCATGTGTCCTACCTCCTACGCagaatatttccagcagtgtcAACATGTTTGAAGCGCAAGTGGTTTGGGCTGTGAGTTTACCTTTAAGGGAATGGGATTATATTTTATGTACTGATTTTGTCATCTTTGttctttctaaatgtactttaagaagtttgtagtgcagtaaGGGTAACATGACACgacacaaacattaaaaaagggtattgatttgtaaataattGGACATGAGTAACTTAAgcttattatataatattatactaCTGTATATTTCAAATGACCTCAGCAGCTCTTTCTCTAAAGATGTAATGCATTCTGGGGTCAGCTTAAAAGAAAGGCATATGTGAAATGTAAACCTGAGGTCAGAGTTCAAATGTGATCTTTGGATGCAAACTATAATCCCagagttttaaaaataagtttaaCGTTATTTGACCTTGCAGAGGTCAAATGTAATGTTGTTGCTCACTAGCTGTATAAAGTTTCTGTGAGATTTGTCCATTTGTGTAGCTCTtcattattaacctttatttaaccaggagtTAACAGACCTGTACAAGCACCCCTTTGATCacacagaaccagaatcagttTTTATTGAGCAGGTTGTGTACACATAGAAGGTAGTAGGGCTCCGATTATTTCTTTGCTGTTTGCACAATACTGACAACGTGACATCAACATGACACAATAACGACATGTATACCAGATTTATGTGCAAAAGTGCCGAGTCCAACCCTGTTGGAATAAATTttggaatatatatatgtatgtgtatatatatgtatatgtacttTTATACTGCAAAGTAGAAGGAGTAAAACCAATGCAGAGGCTCGTGTGATCACGCTGGCATTATGCATCAATTATGTGCTGACTTGATGGCCTGGACAGGAAAGACCAGCGCACTTAGAGCTTAAATGCTCTAACACAACACTTGTGTGCACTTTTAAATGTAACACTGCAAACAAACAATGTCTGTTGTGATTTCTGCCTTCTCTGTGGCAGGCGCTAACTATAGGACAAAGATTAGTACAAATACCAATGACAGGTTTTCCacatatttttgattttaatatGTATGTGCAGTATGCTGCAGAGGTTCCTGCAGTACTTAGCTGTCAGCGGCTGCACTTTTTATGTGCCACTGCTGTGAGGAATTGAGTTTTTCATGCTTGACCGATGTTTTGCTGTAGATATTGAGTCATGAGAAGCCCACattgaaaacacacatacagcagctttgtttatgtgtttgtgttgctgtcaGATCCCAGGGCTGGTGTCTCTGAAGCGACACTCCGCTGTGGTGTTTGTGGGAATCGATACGCTGGATGACATCAGGAACAACAGCTACAATGAGCTGTTTGTAGCCGGAGGCTGCATCGTATCAGACGAGCTGGTCCTCAGTCCAGACTGCATCACTCACGGTAGGTCAGAGAATCAGAAAGCAGCCAtgtaaatgtatgtatgtaaatgtaGTGGGAAAAAATCACATCTACACATGGAgaaaattttgtttttcacaaagataaaaacagattttatctTTTCTGTCAATCAAAACAAATGCATTACTTATATAACTGGAGTGTTAATTAATGAAATGCTTTTCTACAGAACGACTGGCGGCACTGCTGATGTTCCTGGAACAGCACAGTTCTCTAGAGAATGTTTGGAGGTGGAAGATTCACTGCAAAACgcacaaaaaattaaaagaacaagCCAGGTAGTAGATCTGCTTCTCACTGTGTAATGAACAGCCTTTAGCCATTTTAGAAACTATAGGtgtcacatttcaaaacaagtttcttttaaattagtttAGGCTTTACAGATTAACTGCTATATAATTCTAGCAGGATATataaacttttactttaaaaactttaaaggaATTAAAAGAATACATGTGAAACTAACCTTAACTGTAAACAGGTCATTGGTGACCTTGTGGATAAAATGTCACACTATTCAGTATTCCAAGCTGGAATACATTCTGACTGGAGAGGTGTGGTTGAATGGTAACAAAATACATAGTATAATGAGATTAAAACAGCTTTATAAAAGTGCACATGTGCTTTAACACATTATAAGAACTATACAATAATTTAACTAtacacttaatttaaatatataaatataaatacacagtacagtactggtacagtatagtacagagacagacaggcagagaaTTGATGAGTTGAGTATGGTGATAGCTTTGGGGAAGAAGCTATTCCTGAGTCTGTTTGTTCTGGCCCGTATGGATCTGAAGCGCCTGCCAGAGGGCAGTAGGTTGAAAAGATGGTAGCCGGGGTGGGTAGTGTCCTTCAAGATGTTTCTGGCCCTGCTGAGACAACGGGAGTGTTAGATGGCAGACGAGGGCAGGGGACAGCCGATGATTTTTTTGTGCTGTATCTACCACCCTCTGCAGTCCCTTCTTGTCTTCCTCCGTGCAGCTGGTGTGCCACACTGTCACTGCATAGGTCAGCAGGCTGTCGATGGTGGATCTGTAGAAGGTCACCAGCAGCAGGGCGTTTAGTTGCTTCTTCCTGAGCACCCTTAGGAAGTGTAGCTACTGTTGGGTCTTCTTGATTAGGGGCGTGGTGTTAGCTGACCAGGAGAGGTCTGCAGAGTTTTGGACGTCAAGGAATTTGAAGGACTCCACTCGCTCTACACGTTCTCCGTTTATGTGCAGGGGGGCAGCTCTGTTCCAACAGTAAGATGTTTGAAGAAGCATCTACATCCTCCTGCTGGCTGAACGTGGATGATTTGTGTATGTTTGATCATCAGATTCAGGAGAGAAGCAGCCAGCCTGCTGGATTTGCTGTCAGCTTATCAGAAGCGGCAGATCGTGGAGTTCCTCCCTTATCATCACTGCGACATGATGAACCGTCAGTCGCCTGACCTGGACTGTCTAATCGAACTGCAGGGACGATACACGCAGTACCGACACACGATCTTCCTCACAGGTACGTATATTTGAGCAGGCGTGACTCTCAGGGCACCTGATTAATACTGGTGACCATAGGAGCGGTGTGCCTGAAGTGCATTTATAGGATGATAAATTCCACCAATAAACATTTGATCATTTGATTGGTCGGGTGGTTAATCAAATTTTCATGTTGTTCATGATTTTGGCTTCAATTAGTTATGAATGACAAATCTTCATGTTCTGTGCACAGTATGACTGCATGTGCAGCGGCTCAGCTGACTGTTAAGTTAATATGTCATGTGATTAACATGAGAAAATAATCTcatcattctttttttaaattttttttttattcagagcATCATAATGAGAAGTTCACGGCCTACTCCAGCGGGGGCATCATTGTTGCCAATATCGATGAAATTCTGCACAACTTCTCCCAAATAGTTGGTTGTCATGACATCAAGGCAAAGCAGCCAATCATAGATGACATGTTGTCTCCCAAAGGTGCCAAAGGTTTGAAATGTCTGCTCTACCATCTCTCCATCTTTTCTGTTTCTCCTACTTTACTCCTATACTGACACTCCTTCTCTCCTTCCGTCTCCTTCTCTTCAGAGTCATGTTTTAAAGTCATGTTTTAGAGATAACATGCAttcatttaactttaaatgcaGCCCTGTCATCCATTCTGATGGGAGTACTCCTCTCTCCTCAGGTGTCGGGGGTCAGCTGAGTCATAGTGACTGTGTCTCGGGTCCTGAATGCTCCCTGTCCATCTTTCCAGAGCACAACCACTCGCTCTCCTCTATCACCCAACCACAGCAGCTTCCACAGCCCAGCTCCGGCTTCCCAACCTCTGTCCCTCACCCCTCTGACCAGCTCGTCCCTGACGCCTCCTGTAAGGACGGGGTCCCTCGCCACTCAGACGCTGACTGTGAGGTTCTTCGACAGGCCATCTTACAACTGCGGGCAGAGCGTCAGGCGCAGCTGcaacagcttcagcagcagcagcagcagttggaGTCCCAGGCAGAGTTGAGCATTAACCCTGTGAAAGGCTTCCTACACAGTCCCTCCTCTCCTTTGGGTCAGGGAGGTCCTCCTGACGCAGTACAGCTTACTCCAGGCAGGAAAGCCGTGGCAGCCACACTGGACTCAATTCACTCGGTACTGCAGCCAGAGCTGAGAAGCAGGAGAGAGGACAAGGTGGAGCCTGGTACAGAGggatggaggagaggaggaagtgcAGGGAGAGAGGCTGAAGATCAGAGAGGCAGCACTCCAGTGCGAGTGGTGGGCTCACAGGCAGGAAACCAGGCTACTGGCAATAATGGCACGCCAGCCTTTCCGAGCAATCAGAACGCAGCTGTAGTGACAGCGTTGAGCAATCAGACACACAGCGAAGCAGATCAACATGGAGAGCCTGCGTTTTCCAAAGCAGACGAAAGTAGTGCACCGCCCTGCACCACctgtccagcagagggcgaGGACAGAACAAGGTAACATAACACGCTGGTTTGAGTCCTGCTCTTTTTTTACAGGCCAGTTTGTAATATGACTGCAATATTAACACTGTTCGAGTATtcatataaaatacaaacagaattTTTCGACTTACCTTTAGAGCCGCAAGTGGCCCTTAGTGCAACTGCACTTTCTGGCACTTCTGTGTACACTTCATTTTGTGGCCCAGAGGTTTCCATGTGATGCTGACATGCATCCATAAAAGCTGTGCTGATTTCAGTTTTCAACCTCTGACAGTCCGGTTCCTGCTCAgtctcttcttctgcttctctttCTGTAGTGAAACAAAAGCCAGCTATGAACAGCCAATAACAGAAGAGGCAGCACCACCGGGCAACAGTGAGGTACCTGGAAACATCACCTCGGTCACAAACCACGAGAGTGTCTCACATCCTGCTCTGCCCCAACTACAAATCCAGCACCCTCAGCAACATGTGAGCGAGCAGCAGCAGGGTGCTACACACCTGCAGTACCAACCGCCCAGCCAGCGGGGCATTGGTCTCCTTCACCCCCACCTACCTCGAGTCCACAGACAGCCTTTTCACCGGGCCCCCATGCTGGGGCCCCTGAATGCCCTGGGAGGAATCAGGGGCCTCCTGGGGCAGCCACCCCTGTGGCCTGGAGGTTTAGGCCCTGTAGGTGCTGTCCCGCTGGTCTGGGGTTTCCAGCAGGCAGCTATGGACTTCACGGGTCCTTCACTGCTGGGAGGGTACCACAGCCCTGCAGGTCCGGGTGGCTTCAGGTACAGAGGGGGGCAGCGAGGAGGCTTTAATGGGACGTAGACAACCAGCAGATTAAACTATGACCCCAGAAAACTAACAGCCTGGAGTCTGAACAGGCCAAACTCTGACAGGTGTCCACGCTCTGTttccaacaacaaaacaaaaaagatcatCGTTTTAGCCAGGTTATTGCACCACAAAAAAAATTCATGTTGTTTGTGGTTCAAAAGTGGAGTAGAGTAGAGTCTTAAAGTATGCAAGCTTCAGATGGTTTGTATAGTCTGCTTCTGATCCTGAATCATCCCAGGAGGTCAAAGAATCTGCATGTTTCTGTCAGTCAGGGCTCATCACCTCTTTTTATGTGCAAGACCGTGTCTTGAAAATGCCGCACACTAATTTTATATCAGTGCTGCAGGTCTTTGTACAGTATTCAAACTTATAAACACAAACTTTTTCAACCTGTACTCCTGCAGGGCTGTTCTTAAACCCCAGGAGatatgtgaatgtgtgaatcaGCAataagttgttttcttttaaatcaagtttctgatgtttttcatttaaaacatcaaaaatgtgaaaatgttatTTCTCACATAAAAATATTGACTGTCAAGCCCTCCTGTAGTTGTTTTATGCACCTAAGAGTGACTGAAATGTCTGAAGACATTTGTCTCTGATGGCTGGCAGTCTGAGATCAGATCAAAAAATGTTGTCCTCAActattttctgtctcttacTGAAGTTCTGCAGCCTCCAAAAACCTCAAAGCACCAAATATGTATGTCTgtttgaaaaacactgaaagatgAAGCCCTTTCTCAGTTTTTGGACATGATCGAGAGATAAAAACAAGCACAGCAATTGGTGTACCTCAGTCACAGAAGAATTCAGTACTGATGTGGATACAGGGCAGGTTCTGACTGAATGAAGGGTCTCATTTAAATCAGTATCATCTGGACCTTAAGTGTGACTCTTATTACTCTGAGTGGTAGTCCCATTTTCCCAGATTCCCTGAACGCACCAGTTTCACACTCTGGGAACGTTTAATaagtaaagtttttgttttgttgtgaagatgttttgtttttgtggaaaaTGGCACTGCAGAGTAACCTGTACCGGAGGCTGACAAACAGACTGCCTCATACCTGTGGACGATGTTTATATCCTGTAAAAAAGTTTAGTTTGTACAGAGTGTTTTGGTTGTTACACTCTGAGCTGTTTGTGTTAAATTTTATGTAGGGAGAGACTCTGGAATGGACCGGTTTTAacttaaagcattttttatgttttttttttttttttatatcagatttttttgtattaaaataataaacgtTATATAAAACTTTTGTGCTCTGAATGCAGTTCTAACAGTCGGCATTAATGTTGAGGTTTTCCAAAGTTTCTGACTGATATCTTTTTCCCTTTCCTCTTGCACGGTGCTGCTGTGGCGCTCTTTCTGCCTGCGAAAATCACGCAGTAGCTGCTCCGAGTCACTGGTGTCAGTAATTCCAAACATTGTAACAGGTGGATGAAGCCACAGTGATGTTGATATTATTTATCATGAAGACATCAAGCTGCCAAAGTCCTGAATGCTTCATGTGTTTACACACTGTTTAAATACGTTAACCAAGACTCACAGACAACTCTTCTGGCGCAGTGTCAGTCAGTTTGGATTCAACTAGAAGAAGGGCTGTGTGTTGGAGATGACCCATATTATTAGAGATATCCCCTCATTGTTACTGCCTGAAACTCTTCACAGTGCTCTCCCTCCTGAGCTTCtggctcacagggattactgTACATACACTTACCTCATGTAAAACTGTCTCAGAACCAGGGAACCAAACCAGAACAAAAATGAATCTGACCAGAATGAACTGGTGTCAGCATGTTTTAACTAACTATgcataaaagaaatgaaagtcagtatAAACCACAGGTTTCcaaacatttaattacatttaaaataaattaaaaaatacatcagcacaatgaaaatcacacagaaacacagcttCTTAggcagcagaaaataaagaaacatttgtTCCTCACTTCTCTGcaggaaaaaatggaaaaactcaACAGTTGTCAGATACCATGTCattcttataaaaaaaaaagtgcatttaaaaataaaatacgttCCTCATGTAACGCAATTCACCAAGAAACTCAGCCAGTGAGCAGCAGGAGAAAGACTTCCCGTTTGGAGGAGGCGTTTCAGTGCTGTCTGTTTGAATTAACTTTTGCGTCTCTTAGAGAAAACCTCATATTTGAAGTTTTAGCCACTAAAATTTGATAAATTTTCCCATCAGGCTGTGAACTCTAACAGCCTCCCTCAGAGAAAAGGGACAGATTTTTTACTTGAACTCAGGGACTTGTGAGGAACgaacaaaaaacacagcaaaaataaactgAGGCCACAGGATGATATACGTCACCTCATTCTGCCGTCTTGTTCCAAAAACAGCTCCCAACGTAACCCACAATGAAACTCAACCACCAACCTCAGCAGAGATGAgttgtatgtaaaagatggacatcCAGGTCTGAGAGGTGAAACTAACACAGTTGATCAATACAGAAGCTGGCATTGCTACAGCTCGGGTTTTGATTATTGCAGATAACAGGCTCTGTGGGAAAGACTAGTAAAATTCACTAATTTTACTGTTAAACTCAAAACAGACTACACTACAGTTACATGACTTTAGGGGTGTGGCCACTGAGCTCCTGTGTTTGGCTCGATTAGACTTAATGTTCCCCGACAGCTTCTGTCGTCTTGTTAGCAACCTGTTAATAAAGAATCTTCTTTAGGGCAAGTAAAAGCTTCAAGTATTTTAAGtagaactaaatgtaaaaatgtctaAAAGTCCTGTTGAGCACCAACCATAAgtaattaaaaacataattgaAACTGAAGACTGCATGTTTATGGTCaccagtcaaaaaaaaaaaaaaaaggataaaatttTTTAAGGCGGGTGTGACATGTCACTATCCTACGAGCATTTTAGTTACATCCACACCTCATCTGCAATGCCTAGTTTCAAAAGCATCAACTAACAAatgggtgatgtcacagtggctatgtccatcttttatatacagtctaaggCCACCCCTTGTTGGTGGTCTGTAGGTGGGGCCTCGATACTACAAAGGATTTCATCTTTAGCTATGATGATTATCATCAGGCTTTCATATCTGCTCAGTGCCCACGTCCACATCACTGGTTCACTGTCACATTCAAGTACACCTGCAGAGCGCTGGACGTTGCGTTCAAGTACACCTGCAGAGCGCTGGATGGTCAGTTTCCCGTCAGAGTCTTTAGCTCTGAGCTTCAGCCACCACGGCGTCCGACTCGTGGACCACTCCCCTCTGCAGCTCTGAGGGATGAGTTTACTCTGACATATTCACACCAGTTCAGCTTTTATGCAGcatgaacctttttttaaaggctttttttttttttttaaggacgaTTAtaaaccaggaaaaaaaaaaataaaaaaaattccctgGTTTAGAATGACCCCCAAGAAAAGGGCAAACTTTGTATGCCTATCCAACCAGAACATTTTCAAGAATCCTGCTAGTAGACAAGCAACATTGCAATTTCAGCTTTCAGCTTTAACAGAATTTAAACTTCGCTGTGTCCCCaatgttaaataaatgtaatattaagaaaaataatgatttaattTGGGTTTTTTATAAAAGAGCAGCTCATGAGAGCTACAACCATCTCTGGAATATTTACTCTTCCTTTTTGTGCAGTGGGAAGAAGAGTTTATGGAGAATTACACTCAGTGACTCATTCAGGGGTTATTCTGCTTGAACTCATTGTTAGATTgttactgtttcactgttaaacTAAACTGTGTATCTCCTGGTCATAGGTGCAGGGGAGTCAACTACTGATTTGTGACATTTTAGTACGCTGATCATCTGTCCCCTCAAGGGTTGGACCTCCTGAGGTCATCAAGTCTGAAGGACTCTGTAGTATCAAAATAAATGCACTCACATGAGAGTGCTGAGGTTTTATTTGACACAGGTCGGAGGTCACGTGCGGTGTGATGTCGAGGGAATCCGGTGCTTGTCGTGATGCTTCCGGGAAGGATTCAGATCTGACTCTAGCTCCCGCTGCTTCAGTAACAAACCCTgagagcacacaaacacagtttgtACAGGTGAGGATGCTCATCACTCATCGTCTTCATGTGGATCAACACAGGCGTGACGGGGAAACTATTCTGCTCATTTTGAGGCAACTGAATTTACTGAGAAGAGGAGAGCGGCAGACTGCTGGGTTTGTAATACACTGGCGGAAACACTGTAACAGACTCTGTAACAAGACTTCAGGAGAATCAGCAGATAAAGACAGCAGACTTTATCTGCTAACCCTGGTTTCAGGGTCATCATACATTATTAGTGAGTAATAATGAATGATGACCCTGACAAAACTAAGTCGGAGAATGATTACTtcctggctctctttcacagtgtgtcttttgtcccgtcTCCCTCCCCCAACCCCCTACCAGCAGATGGCtggcccctccctgagcttggttcttTAGGTTTAatcctgctaaaagggagtttttactTCCCATTGTTGCCAAGCGCTTGCTCACAGCaggttgtttgattgttggggttttctctgtaagGACACCttgtgtgtggggttttttgagTGTGTTACCTGGCGGAGCTGAGCCAGGCCTCTGAGGATCTCCTGCTGTCGGTGTATGTGGGTGTTACGAAGCAGCTCTGGGTGGAGGAGGGGGTCTCGATGTGATGGAGGAGGCGCTCCTATAACAGGAGAGAACATTTATTTAGATGCAAACTGATGCACAGTAACATGCTCAgaggtttttctctgcatttatgTGCCGCTGTTTCCAAGTTTGCTACC
This DNA window, taken from Astatotilapia calliptera chromosome 5, fAstCal1.2, whole genome shotgun sequence, encodes the following:
- the tasora gene encoding protein TASOR isoform X1, which encodes MDDSSLPRREAGRSRRVSAAAELGANVSLQDGEVIDLTPSRESQPGADRPGAAGGRMERRNSAPHIVHKRHMPKEPYKFHIPKKTEEKKALFQYVSTESREYEDMMTILTSSYIDTNSAGCFTYSIPRLVYSELLEKEFVEKRKEMKAEGRTDKELEECYCFLLTDTQKLPLLCEKGLFVGQSWITVLGNPSKGVYLSRYSDLLQMSSLTPGTTGEIVIFKVMKGKVKSIYENMKNLLDPTPRFDSHISKNASKVTSLNSYRAFELTQQYFYEYSFDELRQRPRQVCPYAVVSFQLKGKDSPLPSAPVAPIRSNSQSAEGSKEHAQFTVWTGDLVKGDRVLFQISLCSLSPPFLPHKLPEKLEIGHLMRLDQVTNLLPASLFSYNLYNSRQEVVKNGYYCSLLEVMDRNRSKTSVTRLLHELEIKRVVIVTPLIDKGFLFLLSSVQMATPTERGENWKRCLQALFVFPETRDVSKTAPHSGFSSHDASESQTSGAAVMSRLSQFIPAMHHALLKVRANPPPELSAGVERQAREYLIGLKDGKVRQYPMGEYDSQMDDKEKSVAAPIHHRVNLEGYLRSYLYSPAFYLLSAARARLLLEAHCGIEQPHQEARARKRDATEKEATGNTRHGQTNTQKMQQLIDLVLTCKRNAENEVKREEGGGLQAPGRKRKMEQQAAERALKYLKASQEPIRHSKIPVEGNQVSLSPVSFTSVIGSLGLKDTDLREDGSELATKLLSLLTSLDQAARGTANQSLYEAQEDGLRGSYPFDKLATKLGLPTNCDIDLRKQDELEEQTAGSVSSLEGFSPSSHSGEMNHHGAAARGGRRELGKKMEFDEDDDEEYEIPWVLIPITGLNSERYALGDRNIPHDPRFLHLTMATSITTTTNPPRQSPTLSPEPRSPPSPSLCPSPEASLPPSPSQCPSPDPSPPPSPSQCPSPDPSPPPSPSQCPSPEPSPPQSPTQCPSPQPSSPPSPSLEASPPPHTFSQPNELSLLNKNHKSANEELLTSMASREFAAASSDKGEKPQGKEKKTEEPCVSAAIRPSIPPSPERRISSPSTERVKEATERGMVKVKEEAVEALVKEKESQAGEKVQKREIKATDDHEQDLEIQEMDCKKGNVKELVGGSPSSASACTDINSIVDRHLGDFSSEIQLLLQEESTHYNLPQYPHSTLITATPTPQHTMSYASVSQFSQYVSFYNPCPSVQDYVDSLKDGINSMITEFDDGWRERKPELSGTNPDSTLANTVSAFVASVRAANTTGRDDEGSASCDEWTAADSGTTVSQSLALSRGNEAWLPDSTTYRNPTSSHVSLSIPTPSSGLIYEPANTSVLCPPPSTSPHSQWTPQQNETVEISRTITQDVSQTQENSTTRTVLCTAAADSGGVLPAKNIVVTLPGLGGTSDPLGEASNPSKPASSPSSVPVAKPSVGTAPPATDLSSLISQLQPDVFNSLVEIIKEVKKNSLQFYIHCTEPGDKVTKDIKELLLKQGNVEQNPITFLSQEDPDNRLLVIIKNKDIAGHVHKIPGLVSLKRHSAVVFVGIDTLDDIRNNSYNELFVAGGCIVSDELVLSPDCITHERLAALLMFLEQHSSLENVWRWKIHCKTHKKLKEQARFRREAASLLDLLSAYQKRQIVEFLPYHHCDMMNRQSPDLDCLIELQGRYTQYRHTIFLTEHHNEKFTAYSSGGIIVANIDEILHNFSQIVGCHDIKAKQPIIDDMLSPKGAKGVGGQLSHSDCVSGPECSLSIFPEHNHSLSSITQPQQLPQPSSGFPTSVPHPSDQLVPDASCKDGVPRHSDADCEVLRQAILQLRAERQAQLQQLQQQQQQLESQAELSINPVKGFLHSPSSPLGQGGPPDAVQLTPGRKAVAATLDSIHSVLQPELRSRREDKVEPGTEGWRRGGSAGREAEDQRGSTPVRVVGSQAGNQATGNNGTPAFPSNQNAAVVTALSNQTHSEADQHGEPAFSKADESSAPPCTTCPAEGEDRTSETKASYEQPITEEAAPPGNSEVPGNITSVTNHESVSHPALPQLQIQHPQQHVSEQQQGATHLQYQPPSQRGIGLLHPHLPRVHRQPFHRAPMLGPLNALGGIRGLLGQPPLWPGGLGPVGAVPLVWGFQQAAMDFTGPSLLGGYHSPAGPGGFRYRGGQRGGFNGT